One part of the Chryseobacterium sp. 7 genome encodes these proteins:
- a CDS encoding gamma carbonic anhydrase family protein: MALIKELLGKAPQIGENTFLAETATIIGDVTMGKDCSVWYNAVIRGDVHYIKMGDKVNVQDNAMLHCTYKKHPLNIGNNVSIGHNAIVHGCTIKDNVLIGMGAIVMDDCLVEENSIVGAGSVVTQGTHIKSGEVWGGVPARKIKDINAQLLEGEVNRIADNYVKYSSWYKENVKDHQF; the protein is encoded by the coding sequence ATGGCACTTATAAAAGAACTCTTAGGAAAAGCACCACAAATTGGAGAAAACACCTTTTTAGCAGAAACGGCTACCATTATTGGAGATGTTACCATGGGAAAAGACTGCAGCGTTTGGTATAATGCAGTCATCAGAGGAGATGTACATTACATTAAAATGGGAGATAAGGTCAATGTTCAGGATAATGCAATGCTGCATTGTACTTACAAGAAGCATCCACTGAATATTGGAAATAATGTGTCTATCGGGCATAATGCCATTGTACACGGATGTACTATTAAAGATAATGTCCTGATAGGGATGGGCGCTATTGTGATGGATGATTGTTTAGTAGAAGAAAATTCTATTGTAGGAGCGGGTTCTGTAGTTACGCAGGGTACTCATATCAAATCCGGAGAAGTGTGGGGTGGAGTTCCTGCAAGAAAGATCAAAGACATCAATGCACAGTTATTGGAAGGAGAAGTGAACAGAATTGCAGACAACTATGTGAAATACTCATCATGGTATAAAGAGAATGTGAAAGATCATCAATTTTAG